CTGCACCGCCGGGCTGCTGAAGTCGAAGAATTCGATGACGAGCTCCGCATTCTGATTTCCGACATGTTCGAGACCAATGCGGCAGCCAACGGCGTAGGCCTCGCCGCACCGCAGGTCGGCGTGGGCAAACGGATCTTCATCTACAAGTTTGTCAACGAAGACGGCGCCCCGCCCATCGGCGTCCTGGTGAACCCTGTCCTGACGCTCTCCAAAGTCTCCGGGGCGCTGCCGGATCCGGACGAGGAAGAGGAAGGGTGCCTGTCCTTCCCCGGTGGCCAGTACCCGCTCAAACGCGCCGAGTGGGTAAGGGTGCAGGGTTTTGATGGCTTGGGCCAGCCTGTGGACTTCGAAGCAACAGACTGGTTCGCGCGCATTATCCAGCACGAATTCGACCACCTGGACGGCAAGCTGTACGTAAACCGCCTGATGGACCGCTACGCGCGCAAAGCCATGAAGCAGGCGAAAAAGAGCGGCTGGGGCGTCCCTGGGCTGACCTGGATGCCCGGCGTCGATCCCGATCCGTTCGGACACTGATTCCATGACTCGCCATGAAGCAACGCCTGACCACAGCGCGCTGTTTGAGCTGCTGGACATCCGGCCCGCGGACCGACCTGGCTGCGCCGGGCTGCTTGATTCCCCCGCCGGAGCTGAAGTGCGGCGTGCTCTCGCGGCCCTCGAGCTGCGCCTGGGCAGTTTTGCCACGTCCCCTGCTTCGGATGAAGGCATTTCAGCGGAGTCGTGGCTGGAGGCCCATCTGCGTTTCGCGCCGCGCGTCCCCGAATGGCATGCCGCTCTGGGCATTCCCGGTGAGTTGTCTAAAGCGATCCTCGCGGACGTTGGCCGCCAGCTGGCCATTCACCGCCGGGTTCACGGCGCGTTCGGACTGGACACCTGGTCCTGGCTGACACTGCACATGGCCGGCAACATCTTCCAGCTGGGCCGGCTGCAGTTCCATCTGATCCGGAAGAATACGGAAACACCGTGGGCCCGGGCCGGGGAATGGCTGTTGGGCTTGCACATTCCGGAGCTCACTGGTCCGCAGGCAAGCCTCGCACCTGCCCAGGTGGACGAGAGCTTCTTGATGGCCCGGGACTTCTTCGCCGCCTATTTCCCGGACAAGCCCGTCACCACCGCAGTGTGCTCGTCCTGGATGCTGGACCCGTATCTGGCGTCCGCATTGCCGGAAAGCAACCTCGCGGCTTTTGCCCGGCGGTTTGAACTGGACAAGTGCACCGATGCACCCGAAGACGCCGTGTACTTCACCTTCCGTCAGCGGGGCCTGGACCGCCTGTCGGCGCTCCCCCGCGAAACGTCACTGCAGCGCGTGGTGCTGGAGCGGATTGACGACGGCGGCACCTGGCAGCTGGGGCACGGCCACCTGACGCTCAGCGCGGAATAAGGGTCTGCTGCCCCGGGCAGGAATCCAGGATCCGCTTCATGGCATCCTTCTCGGCCTGGGTGACCCAGAGCCGGTAGGCCGCCTTCACCGAAATCTGGCGGGCCACGTAATGACAGCGGAACGCCTTGTTTTTCGGCAGCCAGGTCGCGGCGTCCGAAGCGCTTTTCTGCTGATTGGCCGGGCCGTCTGCGGCGATCAGGTTGAGAGGATCGTTGGCCAGGCTCTGACGCTGCTGCGGCGAGAGCAGCTGGGCCCCTTTCTGCCAGGCATCGCCGAGGGCAACTACATGGTCAATCTGGACTGCCCTGCTGCTCTCGGCACCCCGCTCGAACGAAACAACCTTGCCCGTGTAGGGCTCGTGGAACGTCCCGGAGGCCACGCGGCATTTTGATCCCTCGGTGAAGACCGGAGTGGAGAGATCGCGGCGGAGAATGTCGTTGCGTGTGTCGCAGCCGTTGCGGTCCACGTCCAGCCAGGCCTGGCCGAAGGCCGTTCGCTGGTAATTGTCCTTTGGCGCCCTGCCCTTGACCGGAAGCGCCTCCAGGGCTGCTGCGGCGGCGCCCTCCGGCACAGGCTGTACGGACGCGACTGCCTTCATCCAGGTGCGGTCAAGCACCCGCATCTCGCTGGGCCCGGTGATCGGCGGTTCTGCTGCCGCAAACTGGCCGGCCGTGAAGAACCACGTAACGCCGGCGATGGCTGAGAGTACCAGCGCCAGCAACACGGCCCAGGCCTGCCGGGACCGGCGTCTGGCACGCCGATATGCCGTCCAACTGATGGTCATGGTTTTCCCGCTCTACTGGATTTATGCCGCACCAGATGAGCTTAGGTCAGACCCCCGACGCTCACGTCGATATCCACAGTGTGGAGGGCAAGTGCCCTGTCGGGCCGATGGGGACCAGCCCGGACGCCTGCCGCTGCGCTATTGCTCCCGCGTGACCCGTTTCAGGTCCTCGGCGGCCACATCCAGCAGCCCTTCGAGCTGGCTGACCCGGTCCTGGCTGACATCTCCCGCGTTGTGGGCCGCGCGGGCTCCGTCAAGCAGCCGGATGGCTTCCTTGTGGTTGGCCTTTGCCACGTCCAGGGCGTGTTCCAGGGAGGTGTCGTGCTGGAGAGTTGATTCTTTGTCCATGACTCCATCTTGGTCCCCTTTCCCGGCTGATTCCAGAGCATCAGCCGGGAACTTGCGGACCGCAGTCCGCCAGTGCCCGCTAAACGGCGGAGATCGCTGCCAGCACGGAAGCCTGTTCCTTGGCGGGGAACGACGGCGGGTTGACGCCCGCCATTTCCTCCATCACGCGGACAACCTGGCAGCTGTAGCCGAACTCGTTGTCGTACCAGACGTAAAGTACCAGGTTTTTTTCGTTGGAGATCGTGGCAAGACCGTCAACAATGCCGGCGCGTCTGGAACCCACGAAGTCGGTGGAGACAACCTCGGGTGAATCGATGTAGTCGATCTGCTTGCGCAGGTCCGAGTGCAGCGACATCTCCCGCAGGTAGTTGTTGACCTCGTCCTTGGTGGTGCCGTTCTCCAGGCTCAGGTTCAGGATGGCCAGGGAGACATCCGGCGTGGGGACGCGGATGGAACTGCCGGTCAGCTTGCCCAGCAGCTCCGGCAGGGCCTTGGCCACGGCCTTGGCGGCGCCCGTTTCGGTGATCACCATGTTCAGCGCGGCGGAACGGCCACGGCGGTCGCCCTTGTGGAAGTTGTCGATCAGGTTCTGGTCGTTCGTAAACGAGTGAACGGTCTCGACGTGTCCGTGGATGACGCCGTATTTGTCGTTGATGGCCTTCAGGACCGGCGTGATGGCGTTGGTGGTGCAGGAGGCCGCCGTGACGATCTTGTCCGAGTCGGAGATGGACCCGTGGTTGATGCCGTGGACGATGTTCTTCAGATCGCCCTTGCCCGGGGCGGTCAGCAGCACGCGGGCCACGCCCTTGCTCTGCAGGTGCTGTGACAGTCCGTCAGCATCGCGCCAGCGTCCCGTATTGTCCACCACCAGGGCGTCCTTGATGCCGTAGGCCGCGTAGTCCACCGCTGCGGGGTTGTCAGAGTAGATGATCTGAACCTGAACGCCGTTGGCGGTGATGGTGTTGGCTTCCTGGTCCACCTTGATGGTGCCCTCGAAGGAGCCATGGACGGAGTCACGGCGGAGCAGGCTGGCACGCTTGGCCAGGTCATTTTCCGCGCCCCGGCGGACCACGATGGCGCGCAGCCGCAGCCCGTGGCCACCACCGGCCTTTTCGATCAGGAGGCGGGCAAGCAGCCGGCCGATCCGGCCAAAACCGTACAGTACGACGTCGGTGCTGGTGCGGTCGTCGCCGCCCCGCTTGCCCACAACCTCAGCCAGCTCGGCGCGGAGGAAATCCTCGAGGCTGGCGCCGCCGGCTTCGGCCTTGAATCTCTGGTTCAGGCGGGCAATGTCAATGGCGGCCGCACCCAGCTCAAGGTTGGCGAGCGCATCCAGCAGCGGCGCCGTTTCCTCAAGGAGGAGTTCGTCCTTGCTCATCCGGCGGGCGAACCGGTGTGCCTTGAGGATGTTCATGGTGGATTTATTGATCAGGCTGCGGCCGTGAATGCTGGTCACCACGTTGTTTTCGCGGTACAGCCGGCCGATCACCGGAATCATGGCCTCGGCGAGAGCCTCCCGGCCCATCCACGTATCAAGACAAGAATCTGACGTCTGGCTCACAGAACTACCTTCCTCGGGTCAGCGGCATACGTCCTCGTACGCAGCTCTTGGCCACCGGATGTTGTCCAGGGGCGCCGGCACCGGCAGGGTTTCGGTCCGCCCCGGATGCCTGAAACGTATTCAAAGAAAAAGCCGCCGGCTGCAAACGCAGATCCGGCGGAAGAACTTCTACGTTCGCTATCCATTCTAGGACGGCCCCGGGCCTCAAATGGCCGCGTCGTGCGTGAATTCACTCACACGCAGTCCGTTCGGGCCGGGGCGGTGGATGGATGGGTTGACCGATACGCCGGGTTCTGTCATCCCACGCCGTTGCCGGCGAAGGAGTAGCGGCCATCCATCTACGGACGCCGTTGCCGACGCCCTCCAGCGGCCTACCCGGGCACTCGGGCGAGCAGCCCTCAAACATGCCCTGTATGGCCTTGCTCCGGGTGGGGTTTACCTAGCCTTCCCGGTCGCCCGGGAAGCTGGTGGTCTCTTACACCACCGTTTCACCCTTACCTGCTCAGCATGCTGTGCGGACACAGCCGGCTGGCAGGCGGTCTGTTCTCTGTGGCACTGGCCTGCGGGTTACCCCGAGTGGGCGTTACCCACCACCCTGCTCTGCGGAGCCCGGACGTTCCTCGAGCCACTTGCGTGACGCGCGGCCGCCTGGTCAACCCATCCGCCATCCATTCTACGGTCTCGGAGGGTTCCGGCCGCGCGCCGCTGCACCGGCCTATGATCGGGCTATGGAAAAACCTGACCCTGGCCGACGTCGCTTTCTGGTGCTCGGCGCGGGTGCGCTTGCGAACTTCCCGTGGCACTGTTCCTCCACGGTGTGGGCGGCACAACGGGATGGTCTTTGATGGTCTGCACGCCCACGAGGAGCTCTCCCGCTACGTCGGCCAGGGCGGCTCCTTTCGCCATCGCAGCCGTAGATGGTGGAAATTCCTGGTGGCACTCCCGCGCCGACGGCTCCGACGCCCAATCCATGCTGCTGCAGGAATTCGTTCCGCTGCTGGCCGGAATGGGCTTTGATACCGGGCGGACCGCAGTGTTCGGTCTCTCCATTGGCGGTTTCGGCGCCCTGCTGCTGGCGTCGCAGCACCGTGTTGCCGGCATCCGCGCGGTAGCGGCGATGAGCCCCGCCGTCTGGAGCCAGTACGACGCCGGCCGTCAGGACAATTTCGACAGTGCCGCAGACTTTGCGGCCAATGACGTATTCGCTTTGCGGCCGGAGTTGGAGCTGCTGCCGAAGCGGATCGACTGCGGCACGGGCGACAATCTGCTGTACAGCGTCAGGGACTATGCCAAGGACCTTCCGGGAGAACACAGCGGCGGTTTCGGGCAAGGCGGCCACGATGAGCGGTATTGGCGCGGGATCCTGCCGGACGTGATCTCTTTCCTCGGCAAGCACCTTGGTTGAAAAGGCCCGTCACCTCCCCGGTAGGATCGTACGGTGCTGATTCTGCTCCCCCCTTCCGAAGGCAAGACCCCCGCAGTCACCGGAGACGCCGTCGACTGGACTTCACTGGGATTTCCGGAGTTGAACAGTTACCGGGCCAAGGTTCTGGAGGCGCTGGGTACCGTCAGCGCACACGTGGACGCCCTTGCGTTACTGGGAGTGGGTGCGTCTCTGAAAGACGACGTCAAACGCAATACGCGCCTGCACGCAGAACCGGCTGCCCCTGCGCATCAGCTCTATTCCGGCGTCCTGTATGACGCCCTGGGCTACAGGTCCCTGACACCGGCGCAGCGGCGCAAGGCCGATGAGTCGGTGCTGGTCATTTCCGCCCTCTGGGGAGCCATCCGCTTCGCCGACCGCGTGCCCGCCTACCGCCTGTCGATGGCAACTTCACTGCCCGACGTCGGACGCCTCGCGTCATTCTGGAAACCGCACCTGGCGGATGCACTCGCTGCTGCCACGGACTGTGAGCTGCTGGTTGACTGCAGGTCCAGCACGTATGCGGCGGCGTGGGCACCGCCGCCGCTCCGGACGGTCGCCGTGAGTGTGTTTGCTGAAGTCAACGGAGTTCGTAAGGTGGTGAGCCATTTTGCCAAGCACACGCGCGGCAAGCTCGCACGGCACCTGCTGACGAGGCGCGGAAAAGCGCCTCAAAGCCCGGAGCAGCTCCTCAAAGCCGCCTGCGAGAAATGGGATGCGGAACTGGTCGAGGGCACCACCCGCAAGGCGCACACCCTGAACATCATTCTGCCCAGCTGAGTAGCAGCACACGCTGTTTTGAGCGCGCAATACGACGTCTGCTGCTGCTCAGTTGGGCCGGGCGGCGCTGTCCGCCACGAGCTCCGCTTCGAAGCCGTCGGCATTCTCCAGATAGGCCGCGTAGTGCCCCTTGCCTCCGGCGTGCGGATACTGATCGGCGAACATGGCGGACCAGCCGTGGTCTGCCGCTTCCCTCACCAGCGCGTCAACATCCGACGCGGAGCCTGCATGGAAGGCCAGGTGGTTGAGCCCGGGACGGCACCGCTCGTGACCGCCCGGCAGCATGTCTGTGCCGGCCTCCAGCACAATGTACTCCCCCATGCCTTGGTAGCTCACGCCGTGGGGCCAGCGGTCGGCCGGCACATAGCCGAGCTTCCCCAGCAGCCACCCCAGCGTTGCCTCGGCGGATGCGAGATCGGCCACCCAAAGCTCGACGTGGTGCAGCCGGCCGCGGGCCCCGGCCGGCGCGCCGGTGCGATCTCCGGCGGCCAAGGTCTATGCCCAGTCTGCGGACCGGACCAGGATGCAGCCGGAATCCGGGCAGAAAACGATGTCGTCCTCGGCTGCGGCCTTGATCTCCGCGAGGTCTCCGGGGCTGAGCTGCATTCCGGAGCCCTCCGAGGTTCCGTGGAACAGCCGGGCAGCGCCAATACTGCGCTTGGCAAGGGTTTTTTCGTAGACGGCAAGCATTCCTGTGTCCAGACCTGCCGCAAAATCGGAACGGCGGCCCGCCACATCGGCCGCCCCGGTGGCGATCTCGGCCAGGGCCGAGTCCAGTTCCGCGCGGATGACACCGAAGGAAGCCTGGATATCGTCCACGATCTGCTGCTGGGTTGCCTGCCGCGTACGGAGTCCCTCGAGCCGCTCCATCACCTCGAGTTCAACATCTTCGAGGTCCGAGCGTCTCTTGTTGAGGGACGCGATGTCTCTCTGCAGTGCCACGAGGTCTTTCGACAGGCCGCTTCCGCTGTTGAGTCGGGCTTCGTCCCGTTCGATCCTGGAGGCAACCTGTTCAACGTCCGCCTCGGAGCGTTTCAGTTC
This genomic interval from Micrococcaceae bacterium Sec5.7 contains the following:
- a CDS encoding HNH endonuclease family protein, producing the protein MTISWTAYRRARRRSRQAWAVLLALVLSAIAGVTWFFTAGQFAAAEPPITGPSEMRVLDRTWMKAVASVQPVPEGAAAAALEALPVKGRAPKDNYQRTAFGQAWLDVDRNGCDTRNDILRRDLSTPVFTEGSKCRVASGTFHEPYTGKVVSFERGAESSRAVQIDHVVALGDAWQKGAQLLSPQQRQSLANDPLNLIAADGPANQQKSASDAATWLPKNKAFRCHYVARQISVKAAYRLWVTQAEKDAMKRILDSCPGQQTLIPR
- a CDS encoding glyceraldehyde-3-phosphate dehydrogenase → MSQTSDSCLDTWMGREALAEAMIPVIGRLYRENNVVTSIHGRSLINKSTMNILKAHRFARRMSKDELLLEETAPLLDALANLELGAAAIDIARLNQRFKAEAGGASLEDFLRAELAEVVGKRGGDDRTSTDVVLYGFGRIGRLLARLLIEKAGGGHGLRLRAIVVRRGAENDLAKRASLLRRDSVHGSFEGTIKVDQEANTITANGVQVQIIYSDNPAAVDYAAYGIKDALVVDNTGRWRDADGLSQHLQSKGVARVLLTAPGKGDLKNIVHGINHGSISDSDKIVTAASCTTNAITPVLKAINDKYGVIHGHVETVHSFTNDQNLIDNFHKGDRRGRSAALNMVITETGAAKAVAKALPELLGKLTGSSIRVPTPDVSLAILNLSLENGTTKDEVNNYLREMSLHSDLRKQIDYIDSPEVVSTDFVGSRRAGIVDGLATISNEKNLVLYVWYDNEFGYSCQVVRVMEEMAGVNPPSFPAKEQASVLAAISAV
- a CDS encoding acyltransferase domain-containing protein, which produces MTRHEATPDHSALFELLDIRPADRPGCAGLLDSPAGAEVRRALAALELRLGSFATSPASDEGISAESWLEAHLRFAPRVPEWHAALGIPGELSKAILADVGRQLAIHRRVHGAFGLDTWSWLTLHMAGNIFQLGRLQFHLIRKNTETPWARAGEWLLGLHIPELTGPQASLAPAQVDESFLMARDFFAAYFPDKPVTTAVCSSWMLDPYLASALPESNLAAFARRFELDKCTDAPEDAVYFTFRQRGLDRLSALPRETSLQRVVLERIDDGGTWQLGHGHLTLSAE
- a CDS encoding peroxide stress protein YaaA, encoding MLILLPPSEGKTPAVTGDAVDWTSLGFPELNSYRAKVLEALGTVSAHVDALALLGVGASLKDDVKRNTRLHAEPAAPAHQLYSGVLYDALGYRSLTPAQRRKADESVLVISALWGAIRFADRVPAYRLSMATSLPDVGRLASFWKPHLADALAAATDCELLVDCRSSTYAAAWAPPPLRTVAVSVFAEVNGVRKVVSHFAKHTRGKLARHLLTRRGKAPQSPEQLLKAACEKWDAELVEGTTRKAHTLNIILPS
- a CDS encoding alpha/beta hydrolase-fold protein; the encoded protein is MALFLHGVGGTTGWSLMVCTPTRSSPATSARAAPFAIAAVDGGNSWWHSRADGSDAQSMLLQEFVPLLAGMGFDTGRTAVFGLSIGGFGALLLASQHRVAGIRAVAAMSPAVWSQYDAGRQDNFDSAADFAANDVFALRPELELLPKRIDCGTGDNLLYSVRDYAKDLPGEHSGGFGQGGHDERYWRGILPDVISFLGKHLG
- a CDS encoding VOC family protein yields the protein MAAGDRTGAPAGARGRLHHVELWVADLASAEATLGWLLGKLGYVPADRWPHGVSYQGMGEYIVLEAGTDMLPGGHERCRPGLNHLAFHAGSASDVDALVREAADHGWSAMFADQYPHAGGKGHYAAYLENADGFEAELVADSAARPN
- a CDS encoding C4-type zinc ribbon domain-containing protein, producing MAKAAPAEQLKLLELQGLDAKLKSLTNRRRSIETDPRIEDLQAALDVANGELGGAKVAVHDAEAELKRSEADVEQVASRIERDEARLNSGSGLSKDLVALQRDIASLNKRRSDLEDVELEVMERLEGLRTRQATQQQIVDDIQASFGVIRAELDSALAEIATGAADVAGRRSDFAAGLDTGMLAVYEKTLAKRSIGAARLFHGTSEGSGMQLSPGDLAEIKAAAEDDIVFCPDSGCILVRSADWA
- the def gene encoding peptide deformylase yields the protein MTVLPITIWGEPVLHRRAAEVEEFDDELRILISDMFETNAAANGVGLAAPQVGVGKRIFIYKFVNEDGAPPIGVLVNPVLTLSKVSGALPDPDEEEEGCLSFPGGQYPLKRAEWVRVQGFDGLGQPVDFEATDWFARIIQHEFDHLDGKLYVNRLMDRYARKAMKQAKKSGWGVPGLTWMPGVDPDPFGH